The following proteins are co-located in the Apis mellifera strain DH4 linkage group LG11, Amel_HAv3.1, whole genome shotgun sequence genome:
- the LOC551073 gene encoding single-stranded DNA-binding protein 3 isoform X1, whose protein sequence is MYAKGKGSTVPSDSQAREKLALYVYEYLLHVGAQKAAQTFLSEIRWEKNITLGEPPGFLHSWWCVFWDLYSAAPERRDSCEHSSEAKAFHDYGFVNSGYGVNGIAHNAGPAPSPIGQMPPNDGMPGGPMPPAFFPNNSTMRPSPPTHPSSQPSPQHPQPPPPPHSQMMSTQFMGPRYPAGPRPGVRMPQMGNDFNGPPGQPMMPNSMDPTRQGEAGEFVGWQAPPGMNPMNPRMNPPRGPGMGPMGPGSYGPGMRGPPPNSSLGPGGPGGPGMPPMSMAGPGGRQQWQPNTSTPMNYSSSSPGNYGGPPGSTGPPGPGTPIMPSPQDSSNSGGENMYTMMKPVPGGNMPGDFPMSGGPEGGPMGPMGPNTMGPVLNGDGLDGMKNSPANGGPGTPREDSGSGMGDYNLGGFGGPGENDQTESAAILKIKESMQEEAKRFEKDSDHPDYYIQ, encoded by the exons ATGTACGCGAAGGGGAAGGGGTCCACGGTGCCCTCCGATTCTCAAGCAAGAGAAAA GTTAgccttatatgtatatgaatatttattgcacGTTGGAGCACAGAAAGCAGCACAGACATTTTTATCAGag atacgatgggaaaaaaatatcactctTGGCGAACCACCTGGATTTTTACATTCTTGGTGGTG tgtATTCTGGGATCTGTATTCAGCAGCACCGGAACGACGGGATTCCTGTGAACATAGCAGTGAAGCCAAAGCATTTCATGATTAT GGTTTTGTAAACAGTGGTTATGGTGTTAATGGCATTGCTCAT AATGCTGGTCCAGCTCCTTCTCCTATAGGACAAATGCCTCCCAATGATGGAATGCCTGGTGGTCCAATGCCTCCTGCTTTCTTTCCA AACAACTCGACAATGCGACCATCTCCGCCCACACACCCCTCATCACAGCCATCCCCCCAGCACCCCCAGCCACCCCCGCCCCCACACTCGCAGATGATGTCCACTCAG TTTATGGGTCCTCGATATCCTGCTGGACCAAGACCTGGTGTACGTATGCCACAAATGggaaatgattttaatggG cctCCTGGACAACCAATGATGCCAAATAGTATGGATCCAACAAGGCAAG GCGAAGCTGGAGAATTTGTAGGGTGGCAAG CTCCTCCAGGCATGAATCCTATGAATCCAAGAATGAATCCTCCACGAGGACCAGGAATGGGTCCAATGGGACCAGGAAGTTACGGACCTGGAATGAGAGGGCCACCTCCTAATAGTAGTTTAGGTCCAGGAGGTCCTGGAGGTCCTGGTATGCCACCAATGAGTATGGCTGGACCAGGTGGTAGACAACAGTGGCAACCTAATACATCTACG CCGATGAATTATTCGTCATCATCACCGGGTAATTATGGAGGACCACCTGGTTCAACAGGTCCTCCCGGTCCAGGTACACCAATTATGCCCAGCCCACAAGATAGTAGTAATAGCGGTGGTGAAAATATGTACACCATGATGAAACCTGTACCTGGAGGAAATATGCCTGga gaTTTTCCAATGAGTGGTGGACCAGAAGGTGGTCCAATGGGTCCTATGGGTCCAAATACAATGGGTCCTGTTCTAAATGGTGACGGCCTTGATGGAATGAAAAATAGTCCAGCTAATGGTGGCCCTGGAACACCACGAGAAGATAGTGGAAGTGGAATGGGTGACTATAATCTGGGTGGTTTTGGAGGTCCTGGAGAAAAT
- the LOC726781 gene encoding ubiquitin-like-conjugating enzyme ATG10 isoform X1 — MDGPGTITWEEFLGDAEKFVQMSNYISDGWDLRGNKNIPGEVYVVRRQKQYIYNNSNNYTALENNDLNFMLKKEDPFEATCPIERPLITEHHVLWSMSYSVPVLYFNGWKSDFPGINSISMEEAQSFVCDRELKYKDLSQAIHPILGTPFLYLHPCMSHELLQITSKSKNKLVSWLSTVAPAALNLKLRPEYYQLTI, encoded by the exons ATGGATGGTCCAGGTACGATCACATGGGAGGAATTTCTCGGAGATGCTGAAAAATTCGTACAAATGTCGAATTATATATCTGACGGATGGGATCTTCGAGGTAATAAG AATATACCAGGTGAAGTATACGTTGTTCGCCGACAGAAACAATAcatttacaataattcaaataattatacggCATTGGAAAATAACGATCTCAATTTTatgttgaaaaaagaagatccaTTCGAAGCCACTTGTCCCATCGAGAGACCATTAATTACGGAACATCATGTACTATGGTCGATGAGTTATAGCGTTCCAGTGCTTTATTTTAATGGATGGAAATCAG ATTTTCCGggtattaattcaatatcaatGGAAGAAGCGCAATCCTTTGTTTGTGATAGAGAATTGAAGTACAAAGATTTATCTCAAGCAATACATCCTATATTAGGTAcaccttttttatatttgcatccTTGTATGTCTCATGAACTTCTACAAATAACCAGCAAAag taaaaataagtTAGTCAGTTGGCTCAGTACCGTTGCTCCTGCTGCTCTTAATCTTAAACTACGTCccgaatattatcaattaactatttaa
- the LOC726781 gene encoding ubiquitin-like-conjugating enzyme ATG10 isoform X6, translating into MVQVRSHGRNFSEMLKNSYKCRIIYLTDGIFENIPDPFEATCPIERPLITEHHVLWSMSYSVPVLYFNGWKSDFPGINSISMEEAQSFVCDRELKYKDLSQAIHPILGTPFLYLHPCMSHELLQITSKSKNKLVSWLSTVAPAALNLKLRPEYYQLTI; encoded by the exons ATGGTCCAGGTACGATCACATGGGAGGAATTTCTCGGAGATGCTGAAAAATTCGTACAAATGTCGAATTATATATCTGACGGATGGGATCTTCGAG AATATACCAG atccaTTCGAAGCCACTTGTCCCATCGAGAGACCATTAATTACGGAACATCATGTACTATGGTCGATGAGTTATAGCGTTCCAGTGCTTTATTTTAATGGATGGAAATCAG ATTTTCCGggtattaattcaatatcaatGGAAGAAGCGCAATCCTTTGTTTGTGATAGAGAATTGAAGTACAAAGATTTATCTCAAGCAATACATCCTATATTAGGTAcaccttttttatatttgcatccTTGTATGTCTCATGAACTTCTACAAATAACCAGCAAAag taaaaataagtTAGTCAGTTGGCTCAGTACCGTTGCTCCTGCTGCTCTTAATCTTAAACTACGTCccgaatattatcaattaactatttaa
- the LOC726781 gene encoding ubiquitin-like-conjugating enzyme ATG10 isoform X5, which translates to MVQVRSHGRNFSEMLKNSYKCRIIYLTDGIFENIPEDPFEATCPIERPLITEHHVLWSMSYSVPVLYFNGWKSDFPGINSISMEEAQSFVCDRELKYKDLSQAIHPILGTPFLYLHPCMSHELLQITSKSKNKLVSWLSTVAPAALNLKLRPEYYQLTI; encoded by the exons ATGGTCCAGGTACGATCACATGGGAGGAATTTCTCGGAGATGCTGAAAAATTCGTACAAATGTCGAATTATATATCTGACGGATGGGATCTTCGAG AATATACCAG aagatccaTTCGAAGCCACTTGTCCCATCGAGAGACCATTAATTACGGAACATCATGTACTATGGTCGATGAGTTATAGCGTTCCAGTGCTTTATTTTAATGGATGGAAATCAG ATTTTCCGggtattaattcaatatcaatGGAAGAAGCGCAATCCTTTGTTTGTGATAGAGAATTGAAGTACAAAGATTTATCTCAAGCAATACATCCTATATTAGGTAcaccttttttatatttgcatccTTGTATGTCTCATGAACTTCTACAAATAACCAGCAAAag taaaaataagtTAGTCAGTTGGCTCAGTACCGTTGCTCCTGCTGCTCTTAATCTTAAACTACGTCccgaatattatcaattaactatttaa
- the LOC726781 gene encoding ubiquitin-like-conjugating enzyme ATG10 isoform X2: MVQVRSHGRNFSEMLKNSYKCRIIYLTDGIFENIPGEVYVVRRQKQYIYNNSNNYTALENNDLNFMLKKEDPFEATCPIERPLITEHHVLWSMSYSVPVLYFNGWKSDFPGINSISMEEAQSFVCDRELKYKDLSQAIHPILGTPFLYLHPCMSHELLQITSKSKNKLVSWLSTVAPAALNLKLRPEYYQLTI; encoded by the exons ATGGTCCAGGTACGATCACATGGGAGGAATTTCTCGGAGATGCTGAAAAATTCGTACAAATGTCGAATTATATATCTGACGGATGGGATCTTCGAG AATATACCAGGTGAAGTATACGTTGTTCGCCGACAGAAACAATAcatttacaataattcaaataattatacggCATTGGAAAATAACGATCTCAATTTTatgttgaaaaaagaagatccaTTCGAAGCCACTTGTCCCATCGAGAGACCATTAATTACGGAACATCATGTACTATGGTCGATGAGTTATAGCGTTCCAGTGCTTTATTTTAATGGATGGAAATCAG ATTTTCCGggtattaattcaatatcaatGGAAGAAGCGCAATCCTTTGTTTGTGATAGAGAATTGAAGTACAAAGATTTATCTCAAGCAATACATCCTATATTAGGTAcaccttttttatatttgcatccTTGTATGTCTCATGAACTTCTACAAATAACCAGCAAAag taaaaataagtTAGTCAGTTGGCTCAGTACCGTTGCTCCTGCTGCTCTTAATCTTAAACTACGTCccgaatattatcaattaactatttaa
- the LOC726781 gene encoding ubiquitin-like-conjugating enzyme ATG10 isoform X3: MDGPGTITWEEFLGDAEKFVQMSNYISDGWDLRGNKNIPEDPFEATCPIERPLITEHHVLWSMSYSVPVLYFNGWKSDFPGINSISMEEAQSFVCDRELKYKDLSQAIHPILGTPFLYLHPCMSHELLQITSKSKNKLVSWLSTVAPAALNLKLRPEYYQLTI, encoded by the exons ATGGATGGTCCAGGTACGATCACATGGGAGGAATTTCTCGGAGATGCTGAAAAATTCGTACAAATGTCGAATTATATATCTGACGGATGGGATCTTCGAGGTAATAAG AATATACCAG aagatccaTTCGAAGCCACTTGTCCCATCGAGAGACCATTAATTACGGAACATCATGTACTATGGTCGATGAGTTATAGCGTTCCAGTGCTTTATTTTAATGGATGGAAATCAG ATTTTCCGggtattaattcaatatcaatGGAAGAAGCGCAATCCTTTGTTTGTGATAGAGAATTGAAGTACAAAGATTTATCTCAAGCAATACATCCTATATTAGGTAcaccttttttatatttgcatccTTGTATGTCTCATGAACTTCTACAAATAACCAGCAAAag taaaaataagtTAGTCAGTTGGCTCAGTACCGTTGCTCCTGCTGCTCTTAATCTTAAACTACGTCccgaatattatcaattaactatttaa
- the LOC726781 gene encoding ubiquitin-like-conjugating enzyme ATG10 isoform X4, whose product MDGPGTITWEEFLGDAEKFVQMSNYISDGWDLRGNKNIPDPFEATCPIERPLITEHHVLWSMSYSVPVLYFNGWKSDFPGINSISMEEAQSFVCDRELKYKDLSQAIHPILGTPFLYLHPCMSHELLQITSKSKNKLVSWLSTVAPAALNLKLRPEYYQLTI is encoded by the exons ATGGATGGTCCAGGTACGATCACATGGGAGGAATTTCTCGGAGATGCTGAAAAATTCGTACAAATGTCGAATTATATATCTGACGGATGGGATCTTCGAGGTAATAAG AATATACCAG atccaTTCGAAGCCACTTGTCCCATCGAGAGACCATTAATTACGGAACATCATGTACTATGGTCGATGAGTTATAGCGTTCCAGTGCTTTATTTTAATGGATGGAAATCAG ATTTTCCGggtattaattcaatatcaatGGAAGAAGCGCAATCCTTTGTTTGTGATAGAGAATTGAAGTACAAAGATTTATCTCAAGCAATACATCCTATATTAGGTAcaccttttttatatttgcatccTTGTATGTCTCATGAACTTCTACAAATAACCAGCAAAag taaaaataagtTAGTCAGTTGGCTCAGTACCGTTGCTCCTGCTGCTCTTAATCTTAAACTACGTCccgaatattatcaattaactatttaa
- the LOC551073 gene encoding single-stranded DNA-binding protein 3 isoform X3 → MYAKGKGSTVPSDSQAREKLALYVYEYLLHVGAQKAAQTFLSEIRWEKNITLGEPPGFLHSWWCVFWDLYSAAPERRDSCEHSSEAKAFHDYGFVNSGYGVNGIAHNAGPAPSPIGQMPPNDGMPGGPMPPAFFPNNSTMRPSPPTHPSSQPSPQHPQPPPPPHSQMMSTQFMGPRYPAGPRPGVRMPQMGNDFNGPPGQPMMPNSMDPTRQGEAGEFVGWQAPPGMNPMNPRMNPPRGPGMGPMGPGSYGPGMRGPPPNSSLGPGGPGGPGMPPMSMAGPGGRQQWQPNTSTPMNYSSSSPGNYGGPPGSTGPPGPGTPIMPSPQDSSNSGGENMYTMMKPVPGGNMPGDFPMSGGPEGGPMGPMGPNTMGPVLNGDGLDGMKNSPANGGPGTPREDSGSGMGDYNLGGFGGPGENFF, encoded by the exons ATGTACGCGAAGGGGAAGGGGTCCACGGTGCCCTCCGATTCTCAAGCAAGAGAAAA GTTAgccttatatgtatatgaatatttattgcacGTTGGAGCACAGAAAGCAGCACAGACATTTTTATCAGag atacgatgggaaaaaaatatcactctTGGCGAACCACCTGGATTTTTACATTCTTGGTGGTG tgtATTCTGGGATCTGTATTCAGCAGCACCGGAACGACGGGATTCCTGTGAACATAGCAGTGAAGCCAAAGCATTTCATGATTAT GGTTTTGTAAACAGTGGTTATGGTGTTAATGGCATTGCTCAT AATGCTGGTCCAGCTCCTTCTCCTATAGGACAAATGCCTCCCAATGATGGAATGCCTGGTGGTCCAATGCCTCCTGCTTTCTTTCCA AACAACTCGACAATGCGACCATCTCCGCCCACACACCCCTCATCACAGCCATCCCCCCAGCACCCCCAGCCACCCCCGCCCCCACACTCGCAGATGATGTCCACTCAG TTTATGGGTCCTCGATATCCTGCTGGACCAAGACCTGGTGTACGTATGCCACAAATGggaaatgattttaatggG cctCCTGGACAACCAATGATGCCAAATAGTATGGATCCAACAAGGCAAG GCGAAGCTGGAGAATTTGTAGGGTGGCAAG CTCCTCCAGGCATGAATCCTATGAATCCAAGAATGAATCCTCCACGAGGACCAGGAATGGGTCCAATGGGACCAGGAAGTTACGGACCTGGAATGAGAGGGCCACCTCCTAATAGTAGTTTAGGTCCAGGAGGTCCTGGAGGTCCTGGTATGCCACCAATGAGTATGGCTGGACCAGGTGGTAGACAACAGTGGCAACCTAATACATCTACG CCGATGAATTATTCGTCATCATCACCGGGTAATTATGGAGGACCACCTGGTTCAACAGGTCCTCCCGGTCCAGGTACACCAATTATGCCCAGCCCACAAGATAGTAGTAATAGCGGTGGTGAAAATATGTACACCATGATGAAACCTGTACCTGGAGGAAATATGCCTGga gaTTTTCCAATGAGTGGTGGACCAGAAGGTGGTCCAATGGGTCCTATGGGTCCAAATACAATGGGTCCTGTTCTAAATGGTGACGGCCTTGATGGAATGAAAAATAGTCCAGCTAATGGTGGCCCTGGAACACCACGAGAAGATAGTGGAAGTGGAATGGGTGACTATAATCTGGGTGGTTTTGGAGGTCCTGGAGAAAAT tttttttaa
- the LOC551073 gene encoding single-stranded DNA-binding protein 3 isoform X2, translating into MYAKGKGSTVPSDSQAREKLALYVYEYLLHVGAQKAAQTFLSEIRWEKNITLGEPPGFLHSWWCVFWDLYSAAPERRDSCEHSSEAKAFHDYGFVNSGYGVNGIAHNAGPAPSPIGQMPPNDGMPGGPMPPAFFPNNSTMRPSPPTHPSSQPSPQHPQPPPPPHSQMMSTQFMGPRYPAGPRPGVRMPQMGNDFNGPPGQPMMPNSMDPTRQAPPGMNPMNPRMNPPRGPGMGPMGPGSYGPGMRGPPPNSSLGPGGPGGPGMPPMSMAGPGGRQQWQPNTSTPMNYSSSSPGNYGGPPGSTGPPGPGTPIMPSPQDSSNSGGENMYTMMKPVPGGNMPGDFPMSGGPEGGPMGPMGPNTMGPVLNGDGLDGMKNSPANGGPGTPREDSGSGMGDYNLGGFGGPGENDQTESAAILKIKESMQEEAKRFEKDSDHPDYYIQ; encoded by the exons ATGTACGCGAAGGGGAAGGGGTCCACGGTGCCCTCCGATTCTCAAGCAAGAGAAAA GTTAgccttatatgtatatgaatatttattgcacGTTGGAGCACAGAAAGCAGCACAGACATTTTTATCAGag atacgatgggaaaaaaatatcactctTGGCGAACCACCTGGATTTTTACATTCTTGGTGGTG tgtATTCTGGGATCTGTATTCAGCAGCACCGGAACGACGGGATTCCTGTGAACATAGCAGTGAAGCCAAAGCATTTCATGATTAT GGTTTTGTAAACAGTGGTTATGGTGTTAATGGCATTGCTCAT AATGCTGGTCCAGCTCCTTCTCCTATAGGACAAATGCCTCCCAATGATGGAATGCCTGGTGGTCCAATGCCTCCTGCTTTCTTTCCA AACAACTCGACAATGCGACCATCTCCGCCCACACACCCCTCATCACAGCCATCCCCCCAGCACCCCCAGCCACCCCCGCCCCCACACTCGCAGATGATGTCCACTCAG TTTATGGGTCCTCGATATCCTGCTGGACCAAGACCTGGTGTACGTATGCCACAAATGggaaatgattttaatggG cctCCTGGACAACCAATGATGCCAAATAGTATGGATCCAACAAGGCAAG CTCCTCCAGGCATGAATCCTATGAATCCAAGAATGAATCCTCCACGAGGACCAGGAATGGGTCCAATGGGACCAGGAAGTTACGGACCTGGAATGAGAGGGCCACCTCCTAATAGTAGTTTAGGTCCAGGAGGTCCTGGAGGTCCTGGTATGCCACCAATGAGTATGGCTGGACCAGGTGGTAGACAACAGTGGCAACCTAATACATCTACG CCGATGAATTATTCGTCATCATCACCGGGTAATTATGGAGGACCACCTGGTTCAACAGGTCCTCCCGGTCCAGGTACACCAATTATGCCCAGCCCACAAGATAGTAGTAATAGCGGTGGTGAAAATATGTACACCATGATGAAACCTGTACCTGGAGGAAATATGCCTGga gaTTTTCCAATGAGTGGTGGACCAGAAGGTGGTCCAATGGGTCCTATGGGTCCAAATACAATGGGTCCTGTTCTAAATGGTGACGGCCTTGATGGAATGAAAAATAGTCCAGCTAATGGTGGCCCTGGAACACCACGAGAAGATAGTGGAAGTGGAATGGGTGACTATAATCTGGGTGGTTTTGGAGGTCCTGGAGAAAAT
- the LOC551073 gene encoding single-stranded DNA-binding protein 3 isoform X5, producing MYAKGKGSTVPSDSQAREKLALYVYEYLLHVGAQKAAQTFLSEIRWEKNITLGEPPGFLHSWWCVFWDLYSAAPERRDSCEHSSEAKAFHDYGFVNSGYGVNGIAHNAGPAPSPIGQMPPNDGMPGGPMPPAFFPFMGPRYPAGPRPGVRMPQMGNDFNGPPGQPMMPNSMDPTRQAPPGMNPMNPRMNPPRGPGMGPMGPGSYGPGMRGPPPNSSLGPGGPGGPGMPPMSMAGPGGRQQWQPNTSTPMNYSSSSPGNYGGPPGSTGPPGPGTPIMPSPQDSSNSGGENMYTMMKPVPGGNMPGDFPMSGGPEGGPMGPMGPNTMGPVLNGDGLDGMKNSPANGGPGTPREDSGSGMGDYNLGGFGGPGENDQTESAAILKIKESMQEEAKRFEKDSDHPDYYIQ from the exons ATGTACGCGAAGGGGAAGGGGTCCACGGTGCCCTCCGATTCTCAAGCAAGAGAAAA GTTAgccttatatgtatatgaatatttattgcacGTTGGAGCACAGAAAGCAGCACAGACATTTTTATCAGag atacgatgggaaaaaaatatcactctTGGCGAACCACCTGGATTTTTACATTCTTGGTGGTG tgtATTCTGGGATCTGTATTCAGCAGCACCGGAACGACGGGATTCCTGTGAACATAGCAGTGAAGCCAAAGCATTTCATGATTAT GGTTTTGTAAACAGTGGTTATGGTGTTAATGGCATTGCTCAT AATGCTGGTCCAGCTCCTTCTCCTATAGGACAAATGCCTCCCAATGATGGAATGCCTGGTGGTCCAATGCCTCCTGCTTTCTTTCCA TTTATGGGTCCTCGATATCCTGCTGGACCAAGACCTGGTGTACGTATGCCACAAATGggaaatgattttaatggG cctCCTGGACAACCAATGATGCCAAATAGTATGGATCCAACAAGGCAAG CTCCTCCAGGCATGAATCCTATGAATCCAAGAATGAATCCTCCACGAGGACCAGGAATGGGTCCAATGGGACCAGGAAGTTACGGACCTGGAATGAGAGGGCCACCTCCTAATAGTAGTTTAGGTCCAGGAGGTCCTGGAGGTCCTGGTATGCCACCAATGAGTATGGCTGGACCAGGTGGTAGACAACAGTGGCAACCTAATACATCTACG CCGATGAATTATTCGTCATCATCACCGGGTAATTATGGAGGACCACCTGGTTCAACAGGTCCTCCCGGTCCAGGTACACCAATTATGCCCAGCCCACAAGATAGTAGTAATAGCGGTGGTGAAAATATGTACACCATGATGAAACCTGTACCTGGAGGAAATATGCCTGga gaTTTTCCAATGAGTGGTGGACCAGAAGGTGGTCCAATGGGTCCTATGGGTCCAAATACAATGGGTCCTGTTCTAAATGGTGACGGCCTTGATGGAATGAAAAATAGTCCAGCTAATGGTGGCCCTGGAACACCACGAGAAGATAGTGGAAGTGGAATGGGTGACTATAATCTGGGTGGTTTTGGAGGTCCTGGAGAAAAT
- the LOC551073 gene encoding single-stranded DNA-binding protein 3 isoform X4, producing the protein MYAKGKGSTVPSDSQAREKLALYVYEYLLHVGAQKAAQTFLSEIRWEKNITLGEPPGFLHSWWCVFWDLYSAAPERRDSCEHSSEAKAFHDYGFVNSGYGVNGIAHNAGPAPSPIGQMPPNDGMPGGPMPPAFFPFMGPRYPAGPRPGVRMPQMGNDFNGPPGQPMMPNSMDPTRQGEAGEFVGWQAPPGMNPMNPRMNPPRGPGMGPMGPGSYGPGMRGPPPNSSLGPGGPGGPGMPPMSMAGPGGRQQWQPNTSTPMNYSSSSPGNYGGPPGSTGPPGPGTPIMPSPQDSSNSGGENMYTMMKPVPGGNMPGDFPMSGGPEGGPMGPMGPNTMGPVLNGDGLDGMKNSPANGGPGTPREDSGSGMGDYNLGGFGGPGENDQTESAAILKIKESMQEEAKRFEKDSDHPDYYIQ; encoded by the exons ATGTACGCGAAGGGGAAGGGGTCCACGGTGCCCTCCGATTCTCAAGCAAGAGAAAA GTTAgccttatatgtatatgaatatttattgcacGTTGGAGCACAGAAAGCAGCACAGACATTTTTATCAGag atacgatgggaaaaaaatatcactctTGGCGAACCACCTGGATTTTTACATTCTTGGTGGTG tgtATTCTGGGATCTGTATTCAGCAGCACCGGAACGACGGGATTCCTGTGAACATAGCAGTGAAGCCAAAGCATTTCATGATTAT GGTTTTGTAAACAGTGGTTATGGTGTTAATGGCATTGCTCAT AATGCTGGTCCAGCTCCTTCTCCTATAGGACAAATGCCTCCCAATGATGGAATGCCTGGTGGTCCAATGCCTCCTGCTTTCTTTCCA TTTATGGGTCCTCGATATCCTGCTGGACCAAGACCTGGTGTACGTATGCCACAAATGggaaatgattttaatggG cctCCTGGACAACCAATGATGCCAAATAGTATGGATCCAACAAGGCAAG GCGAAGCTGGAGAATTTGTAGGGTGGCAAG CTCCTCCAGGCATGAATCCTATGAATCCAAGAATGAATCCTCCACGAGGACCAGGAATGGGTCCAATGGGACCAGGAAGTTACGGACCTGGAATGAGAGGGCCACCTCCTAATAGTAGTTTAGGTCCAGGAGGTCCTGGAGGTCCTGGTATGCCACCAATGAGTATGGCTGGACCAGGTGGTAGACAACAGTGGCAACCTAATACATCTACG CCGATGAATTATTCGTCATCATCACCGGGTAATTATGGAGGACCACCTGGTTCAACAGGTCCTCCCGGTCCAGGTACACCAATTATGCCCAGCCCACAAGATAGTAGTAATAGCGGTGGTGAAAATATGTACACCATGATGAAACCTGTACCTGGAGGAAATATGCCTGga gaTTTTCCAATGAGTGGTGGACCAGAAGGTGGTCCAATGGGTCCTATGGGTCCAAATACAATGGGTCCTGTTCTAAATGGTGACGGCCTTGATGGAATGAAAAATAGTCCAGCTAATGGTGGCCCTGGAACACCACGAGAAGATAGTGGAAGTGGAATGGGTGACTATAATCTGGGTGGTTTTGGAGGTCCTGGAGAAAAT